A region of Panthera uncia isolate 11264 chromosome D4, Puncia_PCG_1.0, whole genome shotgun sequence DNA encodes the following proteins:
- the LOC125925935 gene encoding interferon beta-like, with translation MTSRSLPSWALMLLLSSTACSLDCHFQRRGIWEIVQHLENLGGKFPLRCLKDRSNFRFLQVAKIDQLPEETAFPAIGEMLRQVFNTFSLNVSQSLWNESRLERLLSGLYQQTEKTGVCLEQDSGQEDHSSSQREGTRLAIKNYFQGIRDYLQGQKYSHCAWEVIRVEIRRCFLFIEQLTRRHRDQEIGHLHN, from the coding sequence ATGACCAGCCGGAGCTTGCCGAGCTGGGCTTTGATGCTACTTCTTTCCAGTACTGCCTGCTCTCTGGACTGTCACTTTCAACGGAGGGGCATCTGGGAGATTGTACAACATTTAGAGAACCTTGGAGGAAAATTTCCCCTGAGATGTCTGAAGGACAGAAGCAACTTCAGATTCCTCCAGGTGGCAAAAATTGACCAGCTTCCGGAGGAAACTGCTTTCCCGGCCATCGGAGAAATGCTGCGACAGGTCTTCAACACTTTCAGCCTGAATGTCTCCCAATCGTTGTGGAATGAAAGCCGTTTAGAGAGACTCCTAAGTGGACTGTATCAGCAAACGGAGAAGACAGGGGTATGCCTGGAGCAGGACTCTGGGCAGGAGGATCATTCATCCTCGCAAAGGGAGGGTACCAGACTTGCAATAAAGAATTATTTCCAAGGCATCCGTGACTATTTGCAAGGCCAAAAGTATAGCCACTGTGCCTGGGAGGTCATCCGTGTGGAAATCCGAAGGTGTTTTCTCTTCATTGAACAGCTGACAAGAAGACATCGGGACCAAGAAATAGGTCACTTACATAACTAA